The window TCTGACTGCGTTAAAATTTTTCTCAATAGCTTGTGCCTCCGCTAAAGCTTCAGCGACACGCGGACGGCTATTCAGAAAAATTTGTGCCTTGCATCTTATTTATTATCTTTGTTTCTTAAAAAAAATGTATTTATAGAACCTCCCTAAAATAAAATTATATATTTTTGTATAATGAAAATTTTAGTAACAGGAGCAGATGGATTCTTAGGAAACAATATTATCCGTGAATTATTAGTTAGGAAATATGATGTAAAAGTATTTTTACAAAAAAATCGTCCTGATACATTCAATGAACTAAAGATTGAAAAATACACTGGCGATATTCTTGAACCCGAATCCATTATTGAGGCATCGCAAGATTGTGACTTTATAATTCACACAGCAGCAAACACAAGCGTTTGGCCATCAAAATCGAAAATAGTACGAGAAGTTAACATCAAAGGAACTCAAAACATTGTTAACGCATCATTAAAAAATAAAATTAAAAGATTAGTTTACATAGGTACTGCTAATTCATTTGGTTTTGGCACCATAAATAACCTTGGTAACGAAACAAAGGAATTTAATTCTCAAAAGTACGGATTAGATTATATCACTTCTAAATACGAAGCACAACAATTTGTAATTGATAGTGTTAAGAATAAAGGCTTAAATGCAATTATTCTCAATCCGAC is drawn from Bacteroidota bacterium and contains these coding sequences:
- a CDS encoding NAD-dependent epimerase/dehydratase family protein, with translation MKILVTGADGFLGNNIIRELLVRKYDVKVFLQKNRPDTFNELKIEKYTGDILEPESIIEASQDCDFIIHTAANTSVWPSKSKIVREVNIKGTQNIVNASLKNKIKRLVYIGTANSFGFGTINNLGNETKEFNSQKYGLDYITSKYEAQQFVIDSVKNKGLNAIILNPTFMIGPFDFKPTNRSLLLALINGALPGYSKGGRNFLHIKDAAFATCNALEKGKIGECYILGNENLTYKEFYKIAATQLKTKRPKLLIPKPFILFYGLLSETIAFITKKEPTLSYKMSKISIDTNFFSSEKAVKELGLPQTPIATAIDDAVDWFKSNNVIN